A genomic region of Magnolia sinica isolate HGM2019 chromosome 6, MsV1, whole genome shotgun sequence contains the following coding sequences:
- the LOC131248137 gene encoding uncharacterized protein LOC131248137, translating to MACISSSYSLLGSSSSFPQKSFSEKSISLSWASSFPQMKISIANPSLPRIPPKDNVVQAAWTRRSRGEAAKKPNRKSWKQRTDMYMRPFLLNVFFSKRFIHAKVVHRGTSKVISVASTNAKDLRNTLPSLTDNAACRTVGRLIAERSKDADIFAMSYDPKKDERIEGKLGIILDTIKENGIIFV from the exons ATGGCTTGCATTTCTTCTTCGTATTCTCTGCTCGGCTCGTCTTCGTCCTTCCCTCAAAAATCGTTTTCTGAGAAATCGATTTCTCTGTCATGGGCTTCTTCTTTTCCTCAGATGAAGATTTCCATCGCAAATCCTTCTCTTCCAAGAATACCCCCAAAA GACAATGTAGTCCAAGCTGCTTGGACGCGTAGATCTCGAGGTGAAGCTGCAAAAAAACCCAACAGGAAGTCATGGAAGCAACGGACAgacatgtacatgaggcccttctTACTGAATGTGTTCTTCTCGAAGAGATTCATACATGCAAAGGTAGTTCATAGGGGAACAAGCAAGGTGATCTCTGTGGCGAGCACAAACGCAAAGGATCTGAGGAACACCTTGCCATCCCTCACCGATAATGCCGCTTGCCGGACTGTCGGGAGACTGATTGCAGAGCGATCTAAAGATGCGGATATATTTGCAATGTCTTACGACCCCAAGAAAGATGAGAGGATTGAAGGTAA